AACAAATTAATTGTAAGCTTTAATGAATCAAAGTGTTATGTCCAGGATTTGAAGGACAAGATAATAAGAGAGATTGGTAAAGAAGAAGGTGGCTTGTATTTGTTTGATAACAAAGTGGATTCCAAAATGTCTGACATTAATTGTAATGTAAGTTCTTGTTCTGCCTCATGTAAGCTGTGGCATTCAAGGCTTGGTCATCCTTCAGATCAAGTTCTTGCTATTCTTAAGAATAAATTAAACATAactgataaaattaataatgatccATGTGAAGTTTGTCATAAAGCCAAACAAAGCAGAAATTCTTTTTCTTTGAGTGAACACAAAACCTCAAATCTTGTTGATTTAATCCATCTGGATTTGTGGGGTCCTTTCAGAGTCCAGTCAAGAGAAGGATATAAATATTTTTTAACTGTTGTGGATGATTATTCTAGAGCTGTTTGGCTTTTCTTGATTAAAAGTAAAGAAGATGTTtgtgataatataattaattttgttCAACTGCTGGAAACTCAATTCAGTAAAAAAGTTAAAATATTCAGAAGTGATAATGGAACAGAATTTATAAATCAAAGAATGAATAATTTTACAAACAGCAAAGGCATAATTCATCAAACAACTTGTTCatatacaccacaacaaaatggtgttgttGAAAGGAAACATAGACACTTGCTAAATGTTGCAAGAGCTCTTATGTTTCAAGGGGGTTACCTTTAAACTTATGGTCTGAATGTGTTTTAACTGCTTGTTATTTAATTAACAGGACTCCTACATCTGTGCTTAATGGAAAATCTCCTTATGAGTTAGTTTTTAAAACTGAACCTAATCTCTCCCATTTGAAGTGTATTGGTTGTCTTTGTTTTTATGTTTCTCTTAATCCTGTTGACAAATTTAGTAGCAGGTCTATAAAGTGTATTTTAATTGGTTTTTCAAATGTCAAAAAGGGTTATAAGCTTTTTAGTCTTGAAGACAAAACCATTTTCTTCTCTAGAGATGTTAAGTTTTATGAAACTGTGTTTCCTTTAAAAATGAAAAATTCTTTTTCAAATGATTTTCATAATGATTCTTATTCTTCTTTAAAAGATCAAACTGAGTTTCTACTGAAAGTGGTTTAAATAGTGTAAATCTGTTTGATGATCTTTTTAAAACTACTAATAGTACTtcaagtcccaatgatgaagggagagtAACAATTGAGTGTGATGGCAATAGTGATAATGAGCAGTCTGTTGTTCATAGTCCTGTTGCAACACATAATGAAGGTAATCTTTCATCTCCTGAGGGCACTCATTCTTCTGAAAGTCAAAATGTAAATGAATTAAGGAGATCTTCAAGAAGCAGAGTATTTCCTAAAAAAATTTGATGATTTTGTTGTAGATGGGTAGGTTAAATATGGTATTGAAAAGGTTGTAAATTACTCAAATTTATCTAAAGACAATTATTGCTTTGTTTCAAACTTGAATAAATCTGTTGAACCAAAGTCTTTTAATCAAGCAATAACAGACCCTAATTGGGTTGAAGCAATGAACCTTGAAATAGAGGCTTTAAATAGAAATAACACATGGACTGTTACTGATTTACCTGCTGACAGAGTGCCTGTTGGTTCTAAATGGGTTTACAGAATTAAATATAAAGCAAATGGTGAAATTGAAAGATTTAAAGCAAGGCTTGTTGCTAAAGGATTTAGTCAAAAAGAAggaattgactatgatgaaacctttagtCCTGTTGTTAAACATGTAACTGTAAGGTGTTTTCTAACACTTGCAGTTCAAAATGATTGGCCTCTATTTCAGTTGGATATAAATAATGCCTTCTTTTATGGTGACTTAAATGAAGATATTTATATGACATTACCAGAAGGGTATTATTCTGATTCTGAGAACAAAAACAAAGTGTGCAAACTTAATAAGTCTCTGTATGGCTTGAAACAAGCACCTAGGCAATGGAATGAAAAGCTTAATTCTGCATTACTTGAAAATGGTTTTCATCAAAGTAAATCTGACTATTCTTTGTATGTTAAGAATATAGAAAATGTTTTTATTGCCTTGCttgtgtatgttgatgatattgttattACAGGAAATGATATAAGTGAAATTGAAAGATTTAAGGTTTTTCTTCAAACAAAATTTTTAACCAAAGATTTGGGAAAGTTAAAATATTTTTTGGGTATTGAGGTTTTAAGGTCTGATGAAGGTATTTGTCTTTCTCAAAGAAAGTATTGTCTTGAATTGTTGAGTGATTATGGTCAACTAGGCTGCAAACCTTTTGCTACACCTATTGAGTCAAATCAGTGTATAAATTGTGAACCAAATGAAAAGGATTATTTGATTTCAAATGTAACAGAGTTTCAAAAGCTTGTTGGAAGGTTAATTTACTTAACTTTAACAAGACCAGACATATCTTTTGCTGTTCATGTGCTTAGTCAATATATGCATGCTCCACTAAAATCACATTTAGATTTAGCTTTTAGAACTTTGAAATATTTGAAAGCTCCTCCAGGCAGAGGTGTTAATCTGGTTAAAGGTACAAATTTGTCTTTAAGAGCTTATTGTGATTCTGATTGGGGTAAGTGCAGATTAGACAGAAAATCTGTTACTGGGTATCTGGTATTCTTTTGTAATTCTTTAATTTCATGGAAAAGCAAAAAGCAAGCAACAGTTTCTAGGTCTTCTGCAGAAGCAAAATACAGGGCTCTAGCTTCAGTTGCTTGTGAGGTTATTTGGGTCAAAAATCTTTtgtatgatttaaatgttaagattGATTTACCAGTTGAAATTTTTTGTGATAATAATTATGCCATACAGATTTCTGCAAATCCAGTATTTCATGAAAAAACAAAGCATTTTGACATAGACTTACATTTTGTTAAAGATAAAATCTGTAAAGGTATTATAAGAGTCTCTAAAATTGATTCTTCAAAGAATTTAAGTGATCTATTAACCAAAGGgctaacaattaaacaacataactttttggttaatggtttagGTCTAAAAGACTTGTTCCAAACTAAGCTTGAGGGGGGATgttaaatttattaatataaatttaacAAGCTTAGTTTCTTAATTTATTTTTTGTATTGTCTTCTTATTTGTGGTTTCTAGGACTTTTCAGGTGTTGTTATGAAAAGATCAAGAAACTTTGAGGACTGTAGCTGTCATTGTGTAAAGCTGGAGAAGTTCTGGACTGATAGCAGATTGCAGGCTTTATTTTGGGCTTAATTTATTATCTTCATGGGCTTAATTTATTATTTGGGCTTATTCAAGTGATCTGGAGGGCTAGAGTATAAAAGCTCTTTTATACCAATTTCTTTCATTAAGTTTTTCAGATCTGAAATTCGTTTTCATCTTTTCTCTCATCTAGGGTTTCTAGTTTATACAGATGAATCATCTTCTTGGTGATTCTATTTGTTATTTGTGAGATTTAGAGTTGTGAGATTGCAACCTTCTGTATTTGTGTAATAGTTTGAGAGATTTATTTTGTCTTCTGATGTGTGATAGTTTACTATTGAAATTGATTTCGTTTAAGAAGTGTTATTGTTTCTCTGGATTAAAGATTGTTACAAGTTTCTTCAGTATTAAGAGTATAAGAATATGTATAATAAATTTAATCTTATTAAGTAGATAAATTTAATTTTTAGTACCTTTTagacaaaaaaaaattaattataaaaaaatCAGTGAAAACCATTTAAACAAATGAACCTGGTCATTTATATATTtgaaaaaatattattgttattatagttttgttaaagaaaaaaaaagattgtcTTGAAATTAATgttgaagaaaaaattaaaaattttgagaaaaaattgaaaaaattaaaaattaaaaggcaATCGTGTAAACTTATAAGTTGAAAAAGAAACTGGTTTATTATAAAATGAAAAGgttaaaatgaaaaaataaaataaGGCTAAAGCGAGGTTTCGAAACCGCACTTCCCTTTGGACATGAGACACCAAATTGTTAAAACTAACATTCACTTCTTTTTATTTAGCCTACTGCTAAATTGTAGTATGAAACAAAATTGATGTGACATCTCAGACCATAGTGAAAAGTAATTGTATTATGTGTTTTAGTAAGCTTGTTTGGTTCGGGGACTGCATTCTAAGAGTACAGGGTGCTTGTCGTCAGTTTCACCATCGTCCACTACCGACACCGGCTTTCCGGCGTCGATCAACACCGCTGCGGCGTCAACTTCAGTGTCCGCCACCCAAGTTCGCGAACCCGACGCTGAAAACAAATCCCATTATTGACCGTTATAATTCAAATCTGaattttcctttttttttctttagttttttttttttttttttactattttgtTGTTTTATTTTTTGTGAGGGTTTTTTGTGGTTTTTTGCAGGTTTGatgaagatgaaaaagaaggaaGTAGAAGATGTAAAAAAAATAGAGGCGTAGGTGGAGTGGAGAATGGTAGGGTTTATAATTTTGCGTTAAAAATATCTATTATGGGTTTTTAAATGAGATATATGTTTTTATTCATTTTCTAAAATGAACCTAAAACAAAAAATCTGGgacaaaattataaaaaatatggattgaacacatttaatttaattatttgagtaaattatgtttgtttttgtatttaatttaatttaatgttgttatttaaatatatatatataataaaaaagtattaaaaaatagaaaaaaatggacactgaaatggATATTGTGGGTACGTCCACCCATGTCACTGTAAGTCAATTTTGACTTCCATTTTCGATACCGAAAATGAACACCGAAATGGACTACGGACACATGTGCTCTAATCAATTATCATTTTGCTCATtttataatctttttttttttgtgtgtgtgttttttttactAACATATAGGTATATGTTAGTCATAAAGTCTTATTAGCTCAGCTACTATAACTCTAGTGGTCCTAAATCTACAATTCTATTCCGCGGGCTCAAGGCTCCCACTCAACTCTGATCCCCAACTACTTTTGTGTCTTTTCGAGCTCCCACTCGAACATGATCCCTCAACAATACTAGAAAGTTCAAGCCTGCTAAGACTTCCACCGCCTATCCTCCCTTCATCATCATTCCTTAGTGGGAATCTCAATGactcaaccatatacatggttcccgTCTTATACCCGCTAGCAATAATCCGACCGCTCATGATCACCTTCCACTGTTGGTCTTCAAACAAAACATGGTACCGTTCATTATCTAACTGCCCAACCGAGATAAACCTTCTGGTAAGCTTGGCAATGAACCTCACATTCCTCGGGATCCATTCATAACCAGGTATTTAAAGGATAAGTCACAAATTCTCGCAACATTTAGTCTTCTCCCGTCGCTACTCAACTATATCAAATTAAAACCTAAAACTTGATCATCTCGTTCATGTACGAGGTAGGGCCGCTTGAAATGTGGAACCCGAATCTAAAACTCAGTCAAGAAACTCCATAGCACAAAAGATCATCCTTTATCACTACCGTTGCTATGTTCTCGTCTCCCTTCTCATTCGGGCACCGCAACTTGAAATGACCAAGATGTTGACAGTTTCAACAAGTCATGTTCTTAACCTGTAATGATTTGATTCCCTTCAAGCTCTTGATCTGATTCTAACCGACCTCTGCATGAAGCACTCAAAAGTGAACCTGATATCCGTGTTGAATCCTTCTTCCTGATTCCTTCACTGAGAATTAATTCTCGGATCTCTTATAAATTCAACTTAGTAGTTTTAGATGAACCACTAACCGTTGTCATCGATCAATTCTCGGGCAATGAGGACAATAAGAACAACCCCTCCAACTCATCATCGAACTTAACCCCTACTGAATTTAGCCTAGTAAAAATCAGGTTAAACTCATTCATGTGATATATTGCTGAAACTCCTTGTTTTTCATCCTCGCATTAACCAGCTGCCTGACCAAGAAGACTTTATTCATAGCAGCAGGTTTCCCGTACATGTTAGGCATGACAGACAACATAGCCTCAGTCGTGGTTTTCCTCACGATGTTGTAGACGACATTCTTTGCCAGAGAAATTCGGGCTACTCCAAGTGCCTTCCTATCAAACAGTTCTCGATCCTTCTGCTTCATCACTTCAAGTTTAATACTAGTAAAAAAACGGATACAAAACCGTATGATACAACACGTCTTCGATGTGCATGGTTTAGAAGACAAATTTTGAACCATCAAACTTATTGATCCTAGCCGCGTTATTATCCACCATTGTTCGAGGTAAATCACTCATAACACGGGCTCTGACACCATTGTTAAGATTTGTGTACCCAAACAAGACCATGATAATCGTTGATTATCAAAACACCCCCTACATTTTATATGTGAGAAACAAAATCCTTTCCAAAACCGAACAACTTGTTGACCACGATAAGGCTCGCGTTTCGCGAAGCCTACTTCGCGATCTGTGAGGGTACCTCGAGTCGCGCTCTACAGTTCTCAAACGCGTTCTCCTTGGCTTCGAACGCTTAGACTCCTTTGTTCGCTTTTTGATCTTCCTCCTCGCGAACAAACACCAAGCTCGTGTTTCGCGAGCTCCTCCTCGCTATCCGTGAGGTGCTCCCGCTACAACTGTTTACGTTGTCGTTCGATCTTCACACTTAACAGATAATACATACAATACAGTCTATGTTCAGTTTTTTACTCAGACCCACTGATCCCTAAGTTGTAAGGGGCTTCCATTAGTCAATCGTAAAGTTATGGTTTCGTAATTGAAAAGGTGATTTTTTTTAAGTTCGAAAAcaaaatttattttaaaaataaataaataatgctaGGCTTCCATGTTTATACAGTTAAAGCATAGTTACAACTCATCTATCATACTAGAATAGAATAGAATACGTAAGACATCACATGCTCTATAACCAACCCCCTTATAATTGATTCCTCACATTTACAGATTCAACTAATTCACTTGTTTTTTATTAAAAACAGATCAAGAAATCACAGATCCTCTGTATCAATGTAtacaaattttaaaaatattaagaaTAAACAATAATAAAGCCAACAAAACAAATAAAATAATACATACGATAAACATAGCTTTTTACAAGCTCTGTAACCTTTCTAACAATTTCAATTCGACTCTAATTCCGTATAGGGAGAGGGACAAAGCAAATCAACGTTAGATAGTCGTATAATATTCTGCAAGGCTTTAAGAGATACCAACAGTCTTTCCAAGCAACCACAACACCAATGACATTTCAATCATCACTATAGTGTGGATTGAACTCCTATCCAACATAAATCCAAACACTGTTATCCCTGCTTTGTTGTTCTCAAAATACGTCACTGAAAAATATAACAAGAATCGGGTCAAGTATCAAAACAAAGTTTTAATTATAATCAGAGTATGAATATTTGGTTTAGCTGATTGTGAAAGTTGGAGGTACCTAAGGCTTGCCGTTTTTGGAACGAGATAGTACTGTAAGCATATGCAGGTATGAGTTTAGTGTTGTCTATCTCGTCGTCACTACCAACATATTCATGATCAGATGATGATTCATCGTGATGGAAAACTTGGTTTCCCATAGGATCTGTAGTCGGGGTTTCATTACTGTCTACGTCTGGTGCTTCAAACGACTCGATGGTTGCACACACATGCCACTTAGTAGCCAAACATGTCACACCTTGTGCCTTATGTGTGATCCTAGTCGCACTCCTCAGTAATATCATTAGCCCAGCTAGTAAGCTCACAGAAGCCAACTAcacattttaaaatataaaaaaaaaaggttaCAACAATAAATGAACTAGCCAGAGTAATTATGCTGCTTGTTTGGCTAGGTTTGGAGTAATGGCTGTACTCGTTGATCTTTACATCCGTTTAATGGTATCATGttttttcacaaaaaaaaaaaatagtaataaaaataaaaaagataataaataataaataataaataataaaactagccACTAGCCATATAATATGCATTTAACTTACTGCAAGTTCACCAGTTTTGAAGATGCTAAGATCAGCTGTGGACCGGGTGGTGTCAAGTAGCGCGGCAAATTGACTAACCGTGACAATGATAAGGGCCAACAGTATAAAAACGCGGTACCTATGGCTTATGATACGCAAATGTCTCCTGATCCTAAGGTGTTCCCTTAACACGGACTCGACATCAGAGTCCACATGGAACACTTGAGCGAAATCTTGTAGACGGAGGATTTGGAGATGGCAAATAAGGCGGAAAAGTATACAAACAAGGAAGAAGACTATGGTTCTATAAAGCCAGGATCCAAGCTCCAAAGTGCATGCTACTACATTACTTATTATAACGTTTCCCAAGAACGGAATAGCGGTTGCACCTGAACTGTACCACCAGATTTTATATGCAGCCTCGGCGATAAAACATGGTGCCACAAATATGAAGAGTATTTTAAGTGAGCTCTGCATTTACACATGTAAGATACATTGtgtcaaaaacaactaaacaaggTTGCAAAACTTTGGGGAGTAATCGGTCGAGACTTTGGAATGAGTAATCGGCAATTCGAAGATTAGTGGGTGATTAATCGGATTCTACTTTTTATACAtgtaattattaaatttaaaatttatatctgTAAATATATTTACAGAAGAAAaccataaacaaaaatataaattttaaaataattGTTTAAAATCGTTCATTTTGTTCAACACtcaaaattctagtttaaattcatgttaaaatgttgaccaattttaATAAG
The window above is part of the Rutidosis leptorrhynchoides isolate AG116_Rl617_1_P2 chromosome 1, CSIRO_AGI_Rlap_v1, whole genome shotgun sequence genome. Proteins encoded here:
- the LOC139850211 gene encoding uncharacterized protein, producing MESDRSAALISKRKDISRLKSSAYDELHSFRSWLRWMCVDQSTTYTFCLSWLVFIVFAIVIPILSHFYLACSGCDNRHERPYYTLVQLSLTSIATLSFIYLSQFVRFYGLRRFLFFDKLCNESETVRRGYTDQLDSSLKILFIFVAPCFIAEAAYKIWWYSSGATAIPFLGNVIISNVVACTLELGSWLYRTIVFFLVCILFRLICHLQILRLQDFAQVFHVDSDVESVLREHLRIRRHLRIISHRYRVFILLALIIVTVSQFAALLDTTRSTADLSIFKTGELALASVSLLAGLMILLRSATRITHKAQGVTCLATKWHVCATIESFEAPDVDSNETPTTDPMGNQVFHHDESSSDHEYVGSDDEIDNTKLIPAYAYSTISFQKRQALVTYFENNKAGITVFGFMLDRSSIHTIVMIEMSLVLWLLGKTVGIS